From Bosea sp. NBC_00550, the proteins below share one genomic window:
- a CDS encoding ImuA family protein — MPAATAQTLSDLRRSLAEAALRAGPVAGARIGLGVTSLDEALSGGLARAALHEVYAAEVADLAAATGFALGIALRAGHGEGEVPERPILWARQDFVDAEAGRLHAPGLNELGLDPSRLLLVRARDGEGVLRAGAEAARCSALGAVLIEPWGEPRPFDLTASRRLALAAEGAGVPVLLLRVAAAEAPSAARTRWQVRALASRALEANAPGAPAFAVRLLRQRGGAAEREWRVEWDRDRRSFEERSVFDRSDRLAPRTDHAAPLSRPLVPLSGDRQVAADGHDSGLRRAG; from the coding sequence ATGCCAGCAGCGACCGCCCAGACCCTGTCCGATCTGCGCCGCAGCCTCGCGGAGGCGGCTTTGCGGGCTGGCCCTGTCGCGGGTGCGCGGATCGGCCTTGGCGTGACTTCGCTCGACGAAGCCCTGAGCGGCGGGCTCGCGCGAGCGGCGCTGCATGAGGTCTATGCCGCCGAGGTCGCCGATCTCGCGGCCGCGACGGGTTTCGCGCTCGGGATCGCCCTGCGGGCTGGGCACGGAGAGGGCGAGGTGCCAGAGCGCCCGATCCTGTGGGCGCGGCAGGATTTCGTCGATGCCGAAGCCGGCCGATTGCATGCGCCGGGGCTGAACGAGCTTGGCCTCGATCCCTCGCGCCTCCTGCTGGTGCGGGCGCGCGACGGCGAGGGCGTCTTGCGGGCGGGCGCCGAGGCGGCGCGCTGCTCTGCGCTAGGCGCCGTGCTGATCGAGCCCTGGGGTGAACCGCGCCCTTTCGACCTGACGGCGAGCCGGCGCCTCGCTTTGGCTGCCGAAGGCGCGGGCGTGCCGGTTCTGCTGCTGCGGGTGGCGGCTGCGGAGGCGCCGAGCGCGGCCCGCACGCGCTGGCAGGTGCGTGCACTGGCCTCGCGGGCGCTGGAGGCCAATGCCCCCGGCGCTCCGGCTTTCGCCGTGAGATTGCTGCGCCAGCGCGGCGGCGCGGCGGAGCGCGAGTGGCGTGTGGAGTGGGACCGTGACCGACGATCTTTCGAGGAACGCAGCGTTTTCGACCGTTCCGACAGACTGGCTCCCCGGACAGACCATGCCGCGCCGCTATCTCGCCCTCTGGTTCCCCTATCTGGCGACCGACAGGTTGCGGCGGACGGGCACGATTCCGGCCTTCGGCGCGCCGGCTGA
- a CDS encoding Y-family DNA polymerase, which produces MPRRYLALWFPYLATDRLRRTGTIPAFGAPAEKPHVLVETQNNALRIVDCDRRAVRLGLTRGLTLADARARMPDLVALEAQPQADRHFLEEVANVCDRFTPLVALDARDGLLLDITGCAHLFGGEEGLVARVDHVMRRIGLGLKTAIAGTPDAARSYARFGQGGIIAPGREEVTLRPLPVNALDIEVETVIALSRAGLKTLADLAERPSETLSARFGEALATKLRRTLGREDRRITPLRPPPDCVVERQFAEPFADTASLEAVVVRLIGEAARVLEARGEGGRVFEIGFFRSDGAVRRLAIETGRPSRDAKALLRLYRERIEALADPLDPGFGFDAVKLAVPICEPLTDQQHSLDGRAVEEEAVADLVDRLVTRFGRDRVLRFAAQDTHHPVRAAKALSAAAPLPEAAWPEPEPQEPPARPLQLFEPPQPVEAIAEVPDGPPIRFRWRRLIHDVARAEGPERIAPEWWRDGSDEPMRDYYRVEDAQGRRFWLFRIGFYEAESAPPRWFLHGLFA; this is translated from the coding sequence ATGCCGCGCCGCTATCTCGCCCTCTGGTTCCCCTATCTGGCGACCGACAGGTTGCGGCGGACGGGCACGATTCCGGCCTTCGGCGCGCCGGCTGAGAAGCCCCATGTCCTGGTCGAGACGCAGAACAATGCGCTGCGCATCGTCGATTGCGACAGGCGCGCCGTCAGGCTCGGCCTGACGCGCGGGCTGACCCTGGCCGATGCCCGCGCCCGGATGCCCGATCTGGTCGCGTTGGAGGCGCAGCCGCAGGCGGATCGCCACTTTCTGGAGGAGGTCGCGAATGTCTGCGACCGCTTCACGCCGCTGGTCGCGCTCGACGCCCGCGACGGCCTCCTGCTCGACATCACCGGCTGCGCCCATCTCTTCGGCGGCGAGGAAGGGCTCGTTGCCCGTGTCGACCACGTCATGCGCCGGATCGGTCTTGGGCTGAAGACCGCCATCGCCGGCACGCCCGATGCCGCCCGCTCCTATGCCCGTTTTGGGCAGGGCGGCATCATCGCTCCGGGGCGGGAGGAAGTGACGCTGCGCCCGCTCCCGGTCAACGCGCTCGATATCGAGGTGGAGACCGTGATCGCGCTGTCGCGGGCCGGCCTCAAGACGTTGGCAGATCTCGCCGAACGCCCGTCCGAGACGCTTTCGGCCCGCTTCGGCGAGGCGCTGGCGACTAAGCTGAGGCGCACGCTCGGCCGAGAGGATCGCCGCATCACCCCCTTGCGTCCGCCGCCCGATTGCGTGGTCGAGCGCCAATTCGCCGAGCCTTTCGCCGATACCGCGAGCCTTGAGGCGGTCGTCGTCCGGCTGATCGGGGAGGCGGCGCGGGTCCTGGAGGCGCGCGGCGAAGGCGGGCGCGTCTTCGAGATCGGCTTTTTCCGCAGCGACGGGGCCGTCCGCCGCCTCGCCATCGAGACCGGCCGGCCCTCGCGCGATGCGAAGGCTTTGCTCAGGCTCTATCGCGAGCGCATCGAGGCGCTGGCCGATCCGCTCGATCCTGGCTTCGGCTTCGACGCGGTCAAGCTCGCGGTGCCGATCTGCGAGCCGCTGACGGATCAGCAGCACAGTCTCGACGGCCGCGCCGTCGAGGAGGAGGCAGTGGCCGATCTGGTCGACCGGCTCGTCACCCGCTTCGGCCGCGACCGCGTACTGCGCTTCGCGGCGCAGGATACGCATCATCCCGTCCGTGCCGCAAAGGCGCTCTCAGCCGCCGCGCCACTGCCGGAGGCGGCATGGCCCGAGCCTGAGCCGCAGGAGCCGCCGGCCCGCCCGCTCCAGCTCTTCGAGCCGCCCCAGCCGGTCGAGGCCATCGCCGAGGTGCCGGATGGCCCCCCGATCCGTTTTCGCTGGCGCCGCCTCATCCATGACGTCGCCCGCGCCGAGGGGCCGGAGCGCATCGCGCCGGAATGGTGGCGCGACGGCAGTGACGAGCCGATGCGCGACTATTATCGCGTCGAGGATGCGCAGGGGCGCCGCTTCTGGCTGTTCCGGATCGGTTTCTACGAGGCCGAAAGCGCCCCGCCGCGCTGGTTCCTCCACGGGCTCTTCGCATGA
- a CDS encoding cupin domain-containing protein: MRVIEPLSELEKWREGVLTSMRVSAVVGSHQLCIFEQFCQPGLGAPMHSHTVEEILEVIEGQAEIRIEDEVMSVLRNQSVIVPAGSRHGFTNTGSGILKVRATLASPVFEASYDDSGELKRRYSP, translated from the coding sequence ATGCGCGTGATTGAACCGCTATCTGAGCTCGAAAAATGGCGAGAGGGCGTACTGACCTCAATGCGGGTCTCAGCGGTTGTGGGATCGCATCAGCTCTGCATCTTCGAGCAGTTTTGCCAACCTGGCCTGGGCGCGCCTATGCACTCGCACACCGTCGAAGAAATCCTCGAGGTCATTGAGGGGCAGGCCGAGATACGCATCGAGGACGAGGTGATGTCCGTGCTCCGCAACCAGTCGGTCATCGTGCCCGCCGGCAGCCGTCACGGGTTCACGAATACCGGCAGCGGCATCCTGAAGGTTCGCGCCACTCTCGCCTCGCCGGTTTTCGAGGCGAGTTACGACGACAGCGGAGAGCTGAAACGGCGGTACAGCCCGTAG
- a CDS encoding VOC family protein gives MFTHVMIGSNDLERSKDFYDATFVALGGKPGAVDARGRLIYAHDGGRLMITKPIDGNPATSANGGTIGISASGRDHVLAWHKAGTTHGGSAIESPPSERPNGAFVAYLRDPDGNKLTARSQPTA, from the coding sequence ATGTTCACCCACGTCATGATCGGCAGCAACGATCTGGAGCGGTCAAAAGACTTCTATGACGCCACATTCGTCGCGTTAGGCGGCAAGCCTGGCGCGGTAGATGCCCGAGGCAGGCTAATCTACGCCCACGACGGCGGGCGGCTGATGATCACGAAGCCCATCGACGGCAATCCGGCTACTTCGGCCAACGGCGGAACGATCGGAATCTCCGCGTCCGGCCGGGACCACGTTCTCGCGTGGCACAAGGCCGGGACTACGCATGGTGGGAGTGCGATCGAGAGCCCACCCAGCGAGCGCCCGAACGGAGCCTTCGTCGCTTACCTTCGCGATCCGGACGGAAACAAGCTTACCGCGCGCTCGCAGCCGACGGCATAG
- a CDS encoding DUF6894 family protein, whose protein sequence is MASDKAAADAAQVALADMAHDVLPDGTSVDLTAAVENSAGEEIYHARSNSAAKRPNRHDLRLPISKPRRMMRLKQWPGPLMRSRTREAEGGWRKGVGALERHWQDA, encoded by the coding sequence TTGGCCAGCGACAAAGCCGCCGCAGACGCGGCTCAGGTGGCGTTGGCGGACATGGCTCACGATGTCTTACCTGATGGTACATCCGTCGATCTGACTGCCGCTGTAGAGAATTCGGCCGGCGAAGAAATCTATCACGCTCGCTCAAATTCCGCGGCGAAACGGCCGAACAGGCACGATCTAAGACTGCCGATTTCGAAACCGCGGCGGATGATGCGGCTGAAGCAGTGGCCAGGGCCCTTGATGCGAAGCCGGACGCGCGAAGCTGAAGGAGGATGGCGAAAAGGAGTGGGGGCGTTGGAGCGCCATTGGCAGGATGCGTGA
- a CDS encoding pyridoxal-phosphate-dependent aminotransferase family protein, whose protein sequence is MSLANGRPLLAMPGPTNIPDRVLPAMMRPAEELSSDSIVTLTETVLVDLKRVFRTDGETFVYAANGHGGWEAAFTNVLSRGDKVLVLESGRFAIGWGEMARFMGVDVEMLPGSWRRAVDPVAVEARLRADTQHTIKAVMVVQIDTAAGIVNDIPAIRRAIDAAGHPALFMVDAIASLACMEFEMDAWRIDVAVSASQKGLMSSPGLAFVAANDKALVAHKRADLRTGYWDWSGRMNVLAYMKHCGTAPEHLLFGQRAALDMIFEEGLEAIWRRHTALAKATHAAVDLWTSGQALAFGVTEATERAPSVTAVLTPSVDVGVITAFARDICGVTLGLGIGDYHNKAFRIAHMGHFNAAALLGALGAVEMALQAREIPHGSGGVAAAIASLAAAA, encoded by the coding sequence ATGTCTCTGGCTAATGGCCGGCCGCTGCTCGCGATGCCCGGTCCTACAAACATTCCCGATCGCGTGCTTCCGGCGATGATGCGACCAGCGGAGGAACTAAGTTCCGACAGCATCGTGACCCTAACTGAAACGGTTCTCGTCGATCTCAAACGCGTCTTCCGGACTGACGGCGAAACCTTCGTCTACGCCGCCAACGGGCATGGCGGCTGGGAGGCAGCCTTCACCAATGTCCTTTCGCGTGGCGACAAGGTGCTGGTGCTTGAAAGTGGACGCTTCGCCATCGGCTGGGGCGAGATGGCGCGCTTCATGGGCGTTGATGTCGAGATGCTTCCTGGGAGCTGGCGTCGGGCTGTTGATCCCGTCGCAGTCGAGGCTCGGCTGCGCGCCGATACGCAGCACACGATCAAGGCTGTGATGGTCGTTCAGATCGATACCGCCGCCGGCATCGTCAATGACATCCCCGCGATCCGAAGGGCCATCGACGCCGCGGGCCATCCTGCCCTCTTCATGGTCGATGCCATCGCATCGCTGGCCTGCATGGAATTCGAGATGGATGCCTGGCGCATCGATGTCGCTGTCTCCGCCTCACAGAAGGGACTGATGTCATCGCCAGGCCTGGCTTTCGTTGCGGCCAACGACAAAGCCCTTGTCGCTCACAAGCGCGCCGACCTGCGCACCGGCTATTGGGACTGGAGCGGTCGGATGAACGTGCTCGCCTACATGAAACATTGCGGGACCGCGCCGGAGCACCTGCTCTTTGGACAGCGTGCCGCGCTCGACATGATCTTCGAGGAGGGGCTGGAGGCAATCTGGCGCCGCCACACCGCCCTTGCCAAGGCGACACATGCTGCCGTCGATCTCTGGACGAGTGGTCAGGCTCTGGCTTTCGGAGTCACGGAGGCAACCGAGCGAGCGCCGTCCGTGACGGCGGTCCTGACGCCTAGCGTAGACGTAGGGGTCATCACCGCCTTCGCACGCGATATCTGTGGCGTGACGCTTGGCCTGGGCATAGGAGACTATCACAACAAGGCCTTCCGTATCGCCCACATGGGCCATTTCAACGCTGCAGCCTTGCTGGGCGCGCTCGGAGCAGTTGAGATGGCGCTTCAGGCGAGAGAAATCCCGCACGGCTCTGGCGGTGTCGCGGCAGCAATCGCCAGCTTAGCCGCCGCAGCGTGA